The following proteins are co-located in the Desulfofundulus luciae genome:
- a CDS encoding ATP-binding protein, producing MRELVVLSGKGGTGKTTVCGSLAVLASNKVMADCDVDAANLHLLLDPVLKFSSPFYGLKKATINREKCLGCNLCLHLCRYDAIGPGFVVDPVLCEGCAVCCHACPCGAVEMIEHVAGYLFLSDTRYGSLVHARLGIAEDNSGKLVAAVRKEARRLAEEEKKELVITDGPPGIGCPAISCLSGADLVLVVTEPTFSGRHDLERVLELAKHFGCQAAVCINKWDLEPENTRVLESLCNQYSVPVVGYLPYDESVMGAVKSGRPVIQECSGPMAEGMLALWDKLKALLELR from the coding sequence GTGCGCGAATTAGTGGTGCTCAGCGGGAAAGGAGGTACGGGTAAAACCACCGTCTGCGGGAGCCTGGCCGTGCTGGCTTCCAACAAGGTGATGGCAGACTGTGATGTGGACGCGGCAAACTTACATTTACTCCTGGACCCTGTGCTGAAATTCTCCTCACCCTTTTACGGCTTGAAAAAAGCCACCATCAACCGGGAAAAGTGCCTGGGCTGTAATCTCTGCCTGCATTTGTGCCGGTATGATGCCATCGGTCCCGGATTTGTTGTGGATCCGGTTCTCTGTGAAGGATGTGCCGTTTGTTGTCACGCCTGTCCCTGCGGGGCAGTGGAAATGATAGAGCATGTAGCCGGGTATTTATTCCTATCCGATACCCGTTACGGTTCCCTGGTACACGCCCGGCTGGGCATCGCCGAAGACAATTCGGGGAAGCTGGTGGCGGCGGTGCGCAAAGAAGCCCGCCGCCTGGCAGAAGAAGAAAAAAAAGAACTGGTAATTACCGATGGTCCACCCGGTATCGGCTGCCCGGCAATTTCTTGCCTATCGGGAGCGGATCTGGTCCTGGTGGTAACCGAACCCACTTTTTCCGGAAGACACGACCTGGAACGGGTTCTCGAACTGGCAAAACATTTCGGATGCCAGGCGGCAGTTTGCATCAACAAATGGGACCTGGAGCCTGAAAACACCCGGGTGCTGGAGTCGCTCTGCAACCAGTATTCCGTTCCGGTGGTGGGGTACCTGCCCTACGACGAAAGTGTAATGGGGGCAGTTAAAAGCGGCCGGCCGGTTATCCAGGAATGTTCCGGCCCCATGGCAGAGGGAATGCTTGCTTTGTGGGACAAACTTAAAGCCCTGTTGGAATTGAGGTGA
- a CDS encoding NifB/NifX family molybdenum-iron cluster-binding protein codes for MKVAVCAQDNHIDARVDQRFGRCPYFVVVDLNSGDWEGLQNTGTQSSGGAGVQTAQLLVNRGVNVVLVDRIGPHAIEVLGRAGIQVYGGISGTVRQSVEAYRQGRLSLLSRANSPSHGGMGRG; via the coding sequence ATGAAGGTGGCTGTTTGCGCCCAGGATAACCACATTGATGCCCGGGTAGACCAGCGCTTCGGTCGCTGCCCGTATTTTGTCGTGGTAGACCTGAACAGCGGAGACTGGGAAGGTCTGCAGAACACAGGAACACAGTCCAGCGGGGGAGCCGGCGTTCAAACGGCCCAATTGCTGGTCAACAGGGGCGTCAATGTTGTCCTGGTGGACCGAATTGGACCCCATGCCATAGAAGTACTCGGTAGAGCAGGGATCCAGGTGTATGGGGGAATAAGCGGTACGGTGAGACAGAGCGTTGAAGCCTACCGCCAGGGGCGGTTGTCCCTCCTGAGCCGGGCAAATTCCCCAAGCCACGGCGGTATGGGAAGGGGTTAA
- a CDS encoding ATP-binding protein, with product MIIAVASGKGGTGKTTVASSLALVAAEKGEVLFLDCDVEEPNGHIMLKPRWHKKETVRVPVPEINREKCTLCGRCAEVCAFHALVVLPREVMLFPTMCHGCGGCWHLCPAGAISPGWREIGQVEEGSSGKIGFVHGRLNVGEAISPPLIQAVKERIRPGILNIIDAPPGTSCPVIRAVRGADFCLLVTEPTPFGLHDLKLAYEMAARLGVPCGVAVNRSDGNDNLIRQFCHNNNVPLLFRLPRDREVAGGYARGIPAVEVRPGWKKHFLDLLAYLEKGGYARCAN from the coding sequence ATGATTATTGCAGTAGCCAGCGGCAAGGGGGGGACGGGTAAAACTACAGTGGCCAGCAGCCTGGCCCTGGTGGCGGCGGAAAAAGGAGAAGTATTGTTCCTGGACTGTGATGTAGAAGAACCCAACGGTCACATCATGCTTAAACCGCGCTGGCACAAAAAAGAAACGGTGCGGGTTCCGGTACCGGAAATCAACCGGGAAAAATGTACTTTATGTGGCAGGTGTGCGGAGGTTTGCGCCTTCCATGCCCTGGTTGTCCTCCCCCGGGAGGTTATGCTTTTCCCCACCATGTGCCACGGCTGCGGGGGGTGCTGGCATCTCTGCCCGGCCGGGGCCATTTCTCCCGGGTGGCGGGAAATAGGGCAGGTGGAAGAAGGTTCAAGCGGTAAAATCGGTTTTGTTCACGGCCGGTTAAATGTGGGTGAGGCCATCAGTCCTCCTCTCATCCAGGCAGTCAAGGAGCGTATCCGGCCGGGCATATTGAACATAATCGATGCACCGCCGGGAACCTCCTGCCCGGTAATCCGGGCGGTAAGAGGTGCCGACTTCTGCCTCCTGGTTACCGAGCCCACGCCTTTCGGACTTCATGACCTGAAACTGGCATATGAAATGGCCGCCAGGTTAGGGGTGCCCTGCGGAGTGGCTGTTAACCGTTCAGATGGAAATGATAACCTCATACGCCAGTTCTGCCACAATAATAACGTCCCCCTGCTTTTCCGGTTGCCCCGGGACCGGGAAGTGGCCGGGGGATATGCCCGGGGCATTCCTGCTGTTGAGGTACGCCCCGGGTGGAAGAAACACTTTTTAGACTTACTGGCCTATTTAGAAAAAGGGGGTTACGCCCGGTGCGCGAATTAG